In Myxococcus virescens, the genomic stretch ACCCAAGTGCGCCCGAGGCATGGCGCGGACCCGCGGCGACTTTGAAGGGTTTTTTACATGAGCAACAGTCACAGCCATCACCACGACGACCCGGACAAGGACGAGGTGCTTGCCCGCTACATGGCCCAGCACGGCCTGAAGAGCACGCGGCAGCGCAGCCTCATCATCGACACGTTCTTCGCGGTGGGAGGCCACCTGTCGGTGGAGGAGCTGTGGAACAAGGTGCGTGAACAGGACACCAAGGTGTCCGTCGCCACCGTGTACCGGACCATGAAGCTGCTCAGCGAGTGCGGCCTGGCCCACGCGCGCAACTTCGGGGACGGGCAGACGCGCTACGAGGCGGCCGCGGGTCGCGACCACCATGACCACCTGGTCTGTACGCGCTGCGGCACCATCATCGAGTTCGAGAACGAGCGCATCGAGGCGCTCCAGGACGCCGTGGCCCGCAAGCACGGCTTCAAGGTGACGTCGCACAAGATGGAGCTGTACGGCCTGTGTCGTGACTGTCAGCGGGCCGGGCCGGCCGCCTCGGAGGCCTGATCGCCATGTCCCGCGTGCTGCTACGGGGTGCCGTCGTGGCGCTGGTGGCGCTGGCCGGCTGCCGGGGCACCCGGCCGGTGGACGCGGGGTACGCCTTCCTCAACGCGCTGGCGCTGCCGTCGGTCGGGCCCACGCCGCATGACGTGCGCGCGCTGGACGGGAAGGTGGTGCTCGTCTCGTTCTTCGCGACGTGGTGCTTCCCGTGCCTGGCGGAGATGCCCACGCTGGAGGCGCTCCAGAAGGACTACGGCCCCCGGGGCTTCCAGGTGGTGGCGGTGGGCATGGACCTGGAAGGGGAGAAGGTCCTGGCCCCTTTCGCGGACCACTATGCGCTGCGCTACCCGGTGCTGGTCGCGAACCAGGCGATGATTGAAGGCCACAGCGCCTTCGGGGCCATCCAGGGCCTGCCCACCACCGTGCTGTTGGACCGCCGGGGCCGGGCCGTGGCCGGCTGGCATGGCGTGGAATCCCACGCCGATATGGCGAAGGCCGTGGAGAAGCTCCTGGCCCAGCCCGAGTAGCTCCCCGGCATTGCTACAGGCCTGGAGCGGAAATCTTGCGGGGCAGGGGGCCACTGGTACGGTCCTCCGCGTTCATGACGGCGAGGCGAAAGTTCCTGTTGGTGGCGGTAGGGGTGGCTGCGGCCCTGAGCCTCGTGTCCGTCGTGGACGCGAAGGGCTTCCGCCGCTACCTCTCGCTCCGGCAGGACGTGGAGTCGGTGCAGGCCCGCAACCGCTCCCTGTCCGCTCAGAATGAGGCCCTGCGCAATGAGATTGCCGCATTGCGCAAGGACCCGGCCGCGCTGGAGCGCGCCGTGCGTGAGGAGCTCGGCTTCGTGAAGCCGGGCGAGCTCGTCTTCCACCTGGAGTCCCCATGACGTCGCTTCCCGAGTTTCCGTCTCCCGGAAGGTTGCTGCGTCTCGCGGTCCGGTCCATTCCCGCCGCGGCCTCGCTCGCCACGTTCATCCACCTGGCGCGCGGCGGCTTCCGGGGGCTGAACACCCTGGGGTGGACCGAGGCGGCCCTGGTGGGCTGCCTCCTGGTGGGCATCGCCGTGGCCGCCTGGCGCCGGGCCATGCGTGGCGCGGTGGGCGCCGTCGTCGATCTGCGCGATGACCTGGACCTGGGCGGCACGCTCCTCTCCGCGGCCTTCGTCGTGGTGGCCATTGGCGGCGGGGACTTGTTCCCCATCGTCTACCTGCTGATGGCGTTCCTGGTGGCCTTCCTGCCGCGCAACGCGGGCCTCACGCTGCTGGGCGTGGCGCTGGTGTACGACGCGCTGGTGACCCTGGGCGGTCCGGTGCCCAACGCCACGGGCTACCTGACGCACGCGGCCTTCCTGGCCCTGTTCTCCGGCCTCTACCACCTGGTGCTGGCGGCACGCATCGCCGCCGCGCGCCGGGCGGAGAGCGACGCGGTGCAAAAGCGCATCCGCGAGGTGGAGGAGCGGGCGCGCACCTTCCGGCTGGTGTCGTCCGGTACGCAGGACAGCTTCAGCGGGATGAGCTCGGACGAGAAGTGGCTGGTGGCCTCGGTGAAGGAGATCGAAGGCGCCGTGCAGGCCGCGCTCGAAATCGCGGAGACGGGGCTGCGCACGTACACCTGCGCCGCGTTCCTGCTCACGTCGGATGACCGGAGCCTCAAGCTGTACGACTGCCGCTCCGGCTCCGAGCGCGTGCAGCGCGAGCGCTTCAACGCGGGTGAGGGCATCATCGGCGGCGTGCTCAAGCGCCGCGCCCCGGTGCGGATGAACTCGCCGAACGGGCTCAAGGGCGTGACGCACTACGAGGGCAGCGGCCCCGCGGTGCAGGCGCTGCTCGCGGTGCCCATCCTGGAGGCCAGTGGCCTGGTGCGCGGCGTGCTGGTGGCGGACCGGCTGGCGAACGAGCCCTTCAGCGACCAGGACGAAAAGCTGCTCTCCACCATTGCCGGCGAGGTGCTGCGCTCCATCGAGGTGGAGCGGGTGATGAGCTACATCCGCAAGACACGCGACGAGAAGGACCGGTTCTTCCGCGCCATCGAGGAGCTCAACCGCGCGGGCAGCCCCGACCAGGTGTTCGTGGCCGTGCTGGAGAGCACCCGGCAGCTGGCGGGCCTGGACTTCTGCGCGGTGACGCTGGTGTCCGAGGTCGACGGCAAGCGCATGCACCGCGTGGTGCGCATGTCCGGCGTGACGGCGCAGGGCCAGGCGCTGTCCGGCCAGAGCTTCGAGGACAACAACGGGCTGGTGGCCAACGTGGTCCGCTACGGGGCGCCGCTGCCGGGCCGCGACATCAAGGCCATGGACCGGCAGATCATCTTCGACGACGAGACGCAGATTCGCGGCCTGGGGGCGCTGAAGATCTTCCCGCTGGTGGCGGGGGACCGCATCCTGGGCACGCTGGTGGCCGGCTCGCGCAAGAAGGCCGCGTTCGAGCAGGACGTGCTGCGGATGATTGAGGTCATCGCCATCCAGGCCGCTCAGGCGGTGCTGCGCGCGCAGCTCTACGAGCAGATGGAGCGCATGGCCACCACGGACGGCCTCACCGGCCTGTACAACCACCGCACCTTCCAGGCGAAGGCGGACGAGGTGCTGGCCCAGTCCCGGCGCTACCAGCGCAAGTTCTCGCTCATTCTCACGGACGTGGACCACTTCAAGAGCGTCAACGACACCTACGGCCACCCGACGGGCGACCAGGTGCTCAAGGGCGTGGCCCGCATCATCAAGACGATGGCGCGCGATACGGACATCGTCGCCCGCTACGGCGGCGAGGAGTTCGTCATCATCATGCCGGAGACGGATGCCAAGGGCGCCTTCACCATCTCCGAGCGCATCCGCGAGGCCGTGAAGGCGGAGACCTTCCAGACGGAGATGGGGCCGCTGAAGATCACCATGTCGCTGGGCATCGCCACCTTCCCCGACAGCGCCATGGAGAAGCAGCAGCTCATCGACCTGGCCGACCAGTGCCTCTACCACTCGAAGCGCAACGGCCGGAACCAGTCCGTCACCGTGGACATCATGCAGGGGGGGCGCAAGCAGCTGAAGGCGGCGAACGCGTCCTGAGTCCTTGATGCAGCCGGGGGCCGCCCATGACGCGCGGCCCCCGGGCGTTGCCTTCAGCGGATTACAGCGAGCGCAGGAACGCCAGCAGCGCGTTGCGGTCCGCGCTGTTCATGTTGGCGAAGTTGTTGCGCGCCGCCAGGCCCTCGCCGCCGTGCCAGAGGATGGCCTCGGCCAGATTGCGAGCGCGGCCGTCGTGCAGGTAGGCCTCGCCGCCGCTGACGCCCGCGGTCAGGCCGATGCCCCAGAGCGGGGGCGTGCGCCACTCCGCGCCGGTGGCCTGACCGTCCGGCAGGTTGTCCGCCAACCCCGCGCCCATGTCGTGCAGCAGCAGGTCCGTGTAGGGGCGGATCGTCTGGCCGCGCAGCTCCGCGTGCGGGTGGAACTCGCTGGTCGTCA encodes the following:
- a CDS encoding Fur family transcriptional regulator, with protein sequence MSNSHSHHHDDPDKDEVLARYMAQHGLKSTRQRSLIIDTFFAVGGHLSVEELWNKVREQDTKVSVATVYRTMKLLSECGLAHARNFGDGQTRYEAAAGRDHHDHLVCTRCGTIIEFENERIEALQDAVARKHGFKVTSHKMELYGLCRDCQRAGPAASEA
- a CDS encoding FtsB family cell division protein gives rise to the protein MTARRKFLLVAVGVAAALSLVSVVDAKGFRRYLSLRQDVESVQARNRSLSAQNEALRNEIAALRKDPAALERAVREELGFVKPGELVFHLESP
- a CDS encoding sensor domain-containing diguanylate cyclase; protein product: MTSLPEFPSPGRLLRLAVRSIPAAASLATFIHLARGGFRGLNTLGWTEAALVGCLLVGIAVAAWRRAMRGAVGAVVDLRDDLDLGGTLLSAAFVVVAIGGGDLFPIVYLLMAFLVAFLPRNAGLTLLGVALVYDALVTLGGPVPNATGYLTHAAFLALFSGLYHLVLAARIAAARRAESDAVQKRIREVEERARTFRLVSSGTQDSFSGMSSDEKWLVASVKEIEGAVQAALEIAETGLRTYTCAAFLLTSDDRSLKLYDCRSGSERVQRERFNAGEGIIGGVLKRRAPVRMNSPNGLKGVTHYEGSGPAVQALLAVPILEASGLVRGVLVADRLANEPFSDQDEKLLSTIAGEVLRSIEVERVMSYIRKTRDEKDRFFRAIEELNRAGSPDQVFVAVLESTRQLAGLDFCAVTLVSEVDGKRMHRVVRMSGVTAQGQALSGQSFEDNNGLVANVVRYGAPLPGRDIKAMDRQIIFDDETQIRGLGALKIFPLVAGDRILGTLVAGSRKKAAFEQDVLRMIEVIAIQAAQAVLRAQLYEQMERMATTDGLTGLYNHRTFQAKADEVLAQSRRYQRKFSLILTDVDHFKSVNDTYGHPTGDQVLKGVARIIKTMARDTDIVARYGGEEFVIIMPETDAKGAFTISERIREAVKAETFQTEMGPLKITMSLGIATFPDSAMEKQQLIDLADQCLYHSKRNGRNQSVTVDIMQGGRKQLKAANAS
- a CDS encoding TlpA family protein disulfide reductase; the protein is MSRVLLRGAVVALVALAGCRGTRPVDAGYAFLNALALPSVGPTPHDVRALDGKVVLVSFFATWCFPCLAEMPTLEALQKDYGPRGFQVVAVGMDLEGEKVLAPFADHYALRYPVLVANQAMIEGHSAFGAIQGLPTTVLLDRRGRAVAGWHGVESHADMAKAVEKLLAQPE